From the genome of uncultured Bacteroides sp.:
TCATCCCTCATTTTCAATAAAATATAAAGTCTAAAAACGTTCCTATTTAGAATTATAGCAAAAAAGCACGGTGGAATCAATAAGACCAACGTGCTTTTTTTATCTAAAGAAAGAAATGTCTCTAGCTATTCCTCATCACAATGTCCAAGGACAGGTTGCAATATTTCTGGTAAAACAAGACCCTTACATTTTATCTGCGACAAAACCTTCTTTCCCTCTTTATTCAGATTAAAGTACATTTGTCGCTTATCATTTTCTCCCAGACTACGTTCAATAAACATCTTCTGTTCAACAGATCTTATCACTTTAGAACAGTGAGATGATGTCATCCCGGTCTTTTCAGCAATTTCGGATGCCGACAAACGACCTTCCGAAAGGCAACACAGAGCCATTGCTTCATTTAAACCAACGCCATATTTATCATTCAGCTGCATTTCAAGATCATTCATGGCAATATTAATGTCTCTCAGCTGACAGATTACTTTTATCATTTCTTTCAATTATTATCAAATAAACAGGTTGATATTGGATTTGTCTGCTCGTTCCATATATGTAGCCACTCCTCCAATTGTAACATTATCGAGCAGTTCTTCTTCTTTCACTCCCATTACATCCATTGACATCTGACAAGCAATAAATTCTACTCCGCTATCAATAGCTTGCTGACGTAATGATTCCAAAGAATCGATGCCTTTCTTTTTCATGATAAACCGCATCATTTTGCTGCCAATTCCCATCATGTGCATCTTAGAAAGTTTCAGTGCCATAGTATCCGAAGGAAGCATCATCGAAAACATTTTTCCAAAAATATCTTTCTGAACTTTTGGTTTATTTGTTCTCTTAATCGCATTCAATCCCCAGAACGTAAAGAAGATAGTTACCTTCTCTCCTGTAGCAGCTGCTCCATTTGCGAGTACAAAAGTAGCCAAAGCTTTGTCTAAATCATCACTAAACATGATAAAAGTTTTCCCCTTATTGTTATTTTCGACTGATACTTCGCTAATTTCATTAGAAACTTTCTTCTTTTCCACTTTTTCAATAACTGAAACATACTTACCTGAATCGGCTGATTGTGAGATCATTTTATGTCCTGTCATATTACACCATGCCTGAGAATCACGACGAAAAGCCGGATCAGTTGAGACTACTTCGAGACGTTCGCCAATATTAATACCTTCTATACTCTTTTTCAATTTCATTATTGGACCAGGGCATTGCAATCCACAAGCATCTATCTTGATTGTCTCTATTTCCATTTTATTAGCATTGCCATCTCCTAAGCCTAAAGAGCAGGCAATCATGTCTTTATCATTAAGAGCTACTGGAGTTGTTGCTGCCTGATATAGTTTATATCCTCCCGACAAATTAAATACATTGTTAAATCCATGCTGCATCAGCACTCTTGAAGCAAGATAACCTCTCAGTCCTACTGCGCAATAGATATAAATGTTTTTATCCTGAGGAATTTCGCTCAAATGATCTCTAATTCCATCTATTGGAATATTTACTGCACCCGGAATTGCTCCCAGTGAGAATTCATCTGGAGTACGCACATCCAGAATTATGCCATCCTGAGCTTGTTGCAGTTGTCTCCAGGTAATTATATTCATTCTTTTCAGCAGAATGTTCTCTGCCACATATCCTGCAATGGCAATAGGATCTTTTGCTGACGAGAAAGGAGGAGCATACGCATGTTCCAGTTGAATCAAATCATAAATCGTACCTTGTTGTTTAATCAGCAGTGCTATCTGGTCGAGTCGTTTATCAACACCATCGTATCCCACAATCTGAGCACCAAAAAGTTTTCCGTTCTCCGGACTAAAGGTTATTTTAATACTCATTTGCAGAGCATTAGGATAGTAACCGGCATGAGAACCCGAATGAGTTACTGAAGATATATAAGGGATTTCTTCTTTCTTTAATTGCTTTGCAGCCATTCCTGTAGAAGCAACTGTAAGATCGAATACTTTTGCTATTGCAGTTCCTATAGCTCCCTCATATTTTATTTTGTTACCAAGTAACATATTGTCCGCACATATACGTGCTTGTCTGTTGGCCGGACCAGCCAGATAATTGAGCCATGGTTTTCCGGTTATTGGATGCTTATACTCAATAGCATCACCAACAGCATAAATATTTTCGTCAGAAGTCTGCAAGTAATCATTTACCGCAATGCCTCCCCTCTCTCCTATTTTCAGTCCGGCTTGTTTTGCCAATGTAGTTTCGGGACGTACACCAATGGAAAGAATTACCAGGTCGGCCATTATACATTTGCCGTTTTTAAATACCACTTCAATGGAATTTCCTTTTTTTGTAAACGCACTAACAGCATGTTCCAGATATAGATTCACTCCTTTATCCTGCAAGTGTTGGTGTACAAGTGAAGCCATAGAATAATCAATTGGTGGCATTACCTGATTCAGCATTTCAATGATAGAAACTTCTGCTCCGGCATGCTGAAGATTCTCGGCCATTTCAAGTCCAATAAATCCAGCTCCAACTACAACAGCCTTTTTCACCGAATGGGTATCCATATAGTTTTTAATGGAATCTGTATCATTTACATTTCGTAAAGTAAAAATGCCATCTAAATCAATTCCAGGAAAAGAAGGACGAACAGGTGCAGCTCCCGGAGATAACAAAAGCTTATCGTATTTCTCTTTATATTCTTCTCCGCTTTGAGAACGGACAATAACTTCTTTGCTATTGCGATCGATATTGATTACTTCCGAATGAACTCTTACATCTATATTGAAACGTAAGCCAAACGATTCCGGAGTTTGCAAAAACAACTTTTCACGTTCGCTTATAACTCCACCTATATAATAAGGTAGACCGCAATTAGCATAAGAGATATAATCTCCCTTTTCGAACAAGATAATCTCAACATCCTCATTTATTCGTCTGATTCTGGCAGCTGTTGTTGCACCTCCAGCTACTCCTCCAATAATAATGTACTTTTCTTTACTCATTTCCTATTATGTTTTTTAGATAACCTTTTATAAAATTCCAATATTAATATTTTCCAATGGAATTATTTTGCAAAGGTATTACTATTTTCTAATAAAACAAGTTTCCAATAGAAAATGTTTTTTAAATAAAAAGAGGCTGT
Proteins encoded in this window:
- a CDS encoding winged helix DNA-binding protein, with the protein product MIKVICQLRDINIAMNDLEMQLNDKYGVGLNEAMALCCLSEGRLSASEIAEKTGMTSSHCSKVIRSVEQKMFIERSLGENDKRQMYFNLNKEGKKVLSQIKCKGLVLPEILQPVLGHCDEE
- a CDS encoding FAD-dependent oxidoreductase, which gives rise to MSKEKYIIIGGVAGGATTAARIRRINEDVEIILFEKGDYISYANCGLPYYIGGVISEREKLFLQTPESFGLRFNIDVRVHSEVINIDRNSKEVIVRSQSGEEYKEKYDKLLLSPGAAPVRPSFPGIDLDGIFTLRNVNDTDSIKNYMDTHSVKKAVVVGAGFIGLEMAENLQHAGAEVSIIEMLNQVMPPIDYSMASLVHQHLQDKGVNLYLEHAVSAFTKKGNSIEVVFKNGKCIMADLVILSIGVRPETTLAKQAGLKIGERGGIAVNDYLQTSDENIYAVGDAIEYKHPITGKPWLNYLAGPANRQARICADNMLLGNKIKYEGAIGTAIAKVFDLTVASTGMAAKQLKKEEIPYISSVTHSGSHAGYYPNALQMSIKITFSPENGKLFGAQIVGYDGVDKRLDQIALLIKQQGTIYDLIQLEHAYAPPFSSAKDPIAIAGYVAENILLKRMNIITWRQLQQAQDGIILDVRTPDEFSLGAIPGAVNIPIDGIRDHLSEIPQDKNIYIYCAVGLRGYLASRVLMQHGFNNVFNLSGGYKLYQAATTPVALNDKDMIACSLGLGDGNANKMEIETIKIDACGLQCPGPIMKLKKSIEGINIGERLEVVSTDPAFRRDSQAWCNMTGHKMISQSADSGKYVSVIEKVEKKKVSNEISEVSVENNNKGKTFIMFSDDLDKALATFVLANGAAATGEKVTIFFTFWGLNAIKRTNKPKVQKDIFGKMFSMMLPSDTMALKLSKMHMMGIGSKMMRFIMKKKGIDSLESLRQQAIDSGVEFIACQMSMDVMGVKEEELLDNVTIGGVATYMERADKSNINLFI